From a single Streptomyces liliifuscus genomic region:
- a CDS encoding putative bifunctional diguanylate cyclase/phosphodiesterase: protein MTAEPDGPEDRLRRFATIWSRAVFPATATSLTRPEFEQRLVPLARRLSEALRARTFDAAEGQAVGAALIDAHCTEPEALSRTLDCVDAYLVLYCGGDGSQEALRARSSRLQHAMAAGFAHALRERTLAEQESIARAALQAQGVVADALHATEARFRAVFEGAAIGIGVADLDGNILQVNNALLRMFGGTEQLMRGRNVTEWTHPEDAPQVWRLYEELVRGDREHYHVEKAFYRPDGTVLWTNLTVSLLRDADGRPQFQLALMEDTTERRLLNLRLRYEATHDALTGLPNRTLFFERLDKALAAGDGMRFGLCYLDLDGFKTINDSLGHAAGDRLLVEVADRLQSCATAPGEMVARLGGDEFVALTTGPDTESEVDALADRIMNALITPVRIDGRELTVRGSIGIVEGPAGERGPAEVLRSADITMYRAKSAGGNRYELADPEADARAITRHGLTTALPAALDRNEFFIEYQPLVHLGDGSVRGAEALVRWLHPQHGVLGPDRFIPLAEHTGLIVPLGRWVLEQSVRQAREWQERHADAGPLRINVNLSPCQLTHPGLVADTVDILERIGLEPASLCLEVTESALIGADDDLLKPLRRLAEMGVDIALDDFGTGYSNLANLRRLPVSILKLDRSFTQGMQQFPADPVDLKIVEGIVSLAHSLDLAVTVEGVETAAQAEQLRILGCDTAQGWYYARPGPPDRLHELALVDATG, encoded by the coding sequence GTGACCGCCGAGCCGGACGGGCCGGAGGACAGACTGCGCAGGTTCGCGACGATCTGGAGCCGGGCCGTGTTCCCGGCGACCGCCACGTCGCTCACCCGGCCGGAGTTCGAGCAGCGCCTGGTGCCGCTCGCCAGGCGGCTCAGCGAGGCGCTGCGGGCCAGGACGTTCGACGCGGCCGAGGGACAGGCCGTCGGCGCCGCGCTCATCGACGCGCACTGCACCGAACCCGAGGCGCTCAGCCGCACACTCGACTGCGTCGACGCCTATCTGGTGCTCTACTGCGGCGGCGACGGATCCCAGGAGGCCCTGCGCGCCCGCTCCTCGCGGCTGCAGCACGCCATGGCCGCCGGGTTCGCGCACGCGCTGCGGGAACGGACGCTGGCCGAGCAGGAGTCCATCGCGCGCGCCGCCCTCCAGGCCCAGGGCGTGGTGGCGGACGCGCTGCACGCCACCGAGGCACGCTTCCGCGCGGTCTTCGAGGGCGCCGCGATAGGCATCGGCGTCGCCGACCTCGACGGCAACATCCTGCAGGTGAACAACGCCCTGCTGCGCATGTTCGGCGGCACCGAGCAGCTGATGCGCGGCCGCAACGTCACCGAGTGGACCCATCCCGAGGACGCCCCCCAGGTGTGGCGGCTCTACGAGGAGTTGGTGCGCGGCGACCGCGAGCACTACCACGTGGAGAAGGCCTTCTACCGCCCCGACGGAACGGTTCTGTGGACCAACCTCACCGTCTCCCTGCTGCGTGACGCGGACGGCCGGCCCCAGTTCCAGCTCGCCCTGATGGAGGACACCACCGAGCGACGGCTGCTCAACCTGCGCCTGCGGTACGAGGCCACCCACGACGCGCTCACCGGGCTGCCCAACCGGACGCTGTTCTTCGAGCGGCTCGACAAGGCGCTCGCGGCGGGCGACGGCATGCGCTTCGGTCTCTGCTACCTCGACCTCGACGGCTTCAAGACCATCAACGACAGCCTCGGGCACGCGGCCGGCGACCGGCTGCTCGTCGAGGTCGCCGACCGGCTGCAGTCCTGCGCGACCGCGCCCGGCGAGATGGTCGCCCGGCTCGGCGGCGACGAGTTCGTGGCCCTGACCACCGGGCCGGACACCGAGAGCGAGGTCGACGCGCTCGCCGACCGCATCATGAACGCCCTGATCACACCGGTGCGCATCGACGGCAGGGAACTGACCGTCCGGGGCAGCATCGGCATCGTCGAGGGTCCTGCGGGCGAGCGCGGCCCGGCCGAGGTGCTGCGCAGCGCCGACATCACGATGTACCGCGCCAAGTCGGCGGGCGGCAACCGTTACGAGCTCGCCGACCCCGAGGCCGACGCCCGTGCCATCACCCGGCACGGGCTCACCACGGCGCTGCCCGCGGCCCTGGACCGGAACGAGTTCTTCATCGAGTACCAGCCGCTCGTCCACCTCGGCGACGGCAGCGTGCGCGGCGCCGAGGCCCTGGTGCGCTGGCTGCATCCGCAGCACGGTGTGCTCGGACCCGACCGGTTCATCCCGCTCGCCGAGCACACCGGCCTGATCGTGCCGCTCGGCCGCTGGGTCCTTGAGCAGTCGGTCCGCCAGGCCCGCGAGTGGCAGGAACGTCACGCCGACGCGGGTCCGCTGCGCATCAACGTGAACCTCTCGCCCTGCCAGCTGACCCATCCCGGTCTGGTCGCCGACACGGTCGACATCCTGGAGCGCATCGGACTCGAACCGGCCTCGCTCTGCCTGGAGGTCACCGAGTCCGCGCTGATCGGCGCCGACGACGACCTGCTCAAGCCGCTGCGGCGGCTCGCCGAGATGGGTGTCGACATCGCCCTCGACGACTTCGGCACGGGCTATTCGAACCTCGCCAATCTGCGTCGCCTGCCGGTGAGCATCCTCAAGCTGGACCGTTCCTTCACCCAGGGCATGCAGCAGTTCCCCGCCGATCCCGTCGACCTCAAGATCGTCGAGGGGATCGTTTCTCTTGCCCACAGCCTGGACCTCGCGGTCACGGTCGAGGGCGTCGAAACAGCGGCCCAGGCCGAGCAGCTCCGCATACTGGGCTGCGACACGGCCCAGGGCTGGTACTACGCCCGCCCGGGTCCGCCGGACCGGCTCCACGAGCTGGCACTGGTGGATGCGACGGGTTGA
- the lysX gene encoding bifunctional lysylphosphatidylglycerol synthetase/lysine--tRNA ligase LysX, which yields MSAGVRAQAPRDPKDTTGPIRPSRDGLLSKVPEGFAVFFAALGLLCLVLAFVPPLRRLLRPVVHVLNLVVVPVSANLAYAVFLFLLAAAIAARKKIAWWLVVVYLGLLVLVDVLGTAMGQYADSVPSLVVCALALGLLIVARREFYADSRRAAVRRALGVLFAGLAVAILVGWGLVELFPGTLPRGQRLLWAADRVCGGLISGGAFDGRPPRPLFFFLGLFGALALLNAAATLFRSQRMEAALHGDEERRIRALLKAYGADDSLGYFATRRDKAVVFSPSGKAAVTYRVEAGVCLASGDPVGDREAWQHAIGAWLDVARRYAWAPAVMGASEDGAKAYARSGLGALQLGDEAILHVAGFDLDGRDMRVARQAVGRVRRTGATCRVRRHSTLTDEEMEAIVDRADAWRDTETERGFSMALDRLGDPEDGDCLLVEALDSDGRLLALLSLVPWGRDGVSLDLMRRDRSAPNGVMEFMVAELCAVAGKLGVRRISLNFAVFRSVFEEGARIGAGPVLRLWRRLLLFFSKWWQLEALYRSNAKYHPEWYPRFICYGDTAALARIGLASGIAEGFVSVPSLRTLWGRGHAKGGPKPASTEGLPSLSALGLDGGDEAEAADPTAGLPEQVRIRHRKLDRLRADGIDAYPVGIPPRTHTLAEVREGQHVTVAGRVMLVRDFGGILFAVLRDWSGDFQLALTRKDAGPALDRFRKDVDIGDHVTVTGLTGVSDKGQPTVFVTSWQLIGKCLRPLPDKRRGLADPEAKVRRRYLDLVASPDARDVVRARSTAVQALRQGLLERGYLEVETPMLQQIHGGANARPFHTHINAYDLDLYLRIAPELYLKRLCVGGMEKVFEMGRTFRNEGVSYKHNPEFTMLEAYQAFADYDVMLDLTRELIQGAATAAFGAPIARKDGTEYDISGLWPVRTVYGAISEALGEEIDADTPLESLHPLCDRAGVPYTAEHGRGDVVLEMYERLVEEKTQLPTFYKDFPTDVSPLTRQHRVDPRLAERWDLVAFGTELGTAYSELTDPVEQRRRLTAQSLLAAGGDPEAMELDEDFLDALEYAMPPTGGLGIGVDRLVMFLTGLTIRETLPFPLVRRR from the coding sequence ATGAGTGCCGGCGTCCGGGCGCAAGCCCCGAGGGACCCGAAGGACACGACAGGGCCGATACGCCCGTCGCGGGACGGTCTCCTCAGCAAGGTGCCCGAGGGATTCGCGGTCTTCTTCGCCGCCCTCGGCCTGCTCTGTCTCGTGCTGGCCTTCGTCCCGCCACTGCGCAGGCTGCTGCGCCCGGTCGTCCACGTGCTGAACCTGGTCGTGGTCCCGGTCAGCGCGAACCTCGCGTACGCCGTCTTCCTGTTCCTCCTCGCCGCCGCCATCGCGGCCCGCAAGAAGATCGCCTGGTGGCTGGTAGTCGTCTACCTCGGACTGCTGGTCCTCGTCGACGTGCTGGGCACCGCGATGGGCCAGTACGCCGACTCCGTCCCCTCGCTCGTCGTCTGCGCGCTGGCCCTGGGTCTGCTGATCGTGGCCCGCCGGGAGTTCTACGCGGACTCGCGCAGAGCCGCGGTGCGCCGGGCCCTCGGCGTGCTGTTCGCAGGGCTGGCCGTCGCGATCCTCGTCGGCTGGGGGCTCGTCGAGCTCTTCCCCGGCACACTGCCGCGCGGCCAGCGGCTGCTGTGGGCCGCCGACCGGGTCTGCGGCGGACTGATCTCGGGCGGCGCCTTCGACGGTCGGCCGCCCCGTCCGCTGTTCTTCTTCCTCGGCCTGTTCGGCGCGCTCGCCCTGCTGAACGCGGCCGCCACCCTCTTCCGCTCCCAACGCATGGAGGCGGCCCTGCACGGCGACGAGGAGCGCCGCATCCGCGCCCTGCTGAAGGCGTACGGGGCGGACGACTCGCTCGGATACTTCGCCACCCGCCGCGACAAGGCCGTCGTCTTCTCGCCCAGCGGCAAGGCCGCCGTCACCTACCGCGTCGAGGCCGGGGTGTGTCTCGCCAGCGGCGACCCCGTCGGCGACCGCGAGGCCTGGCAGCACGCCATCGGCGCCTGGCTCGACGTGGCCCGCCGCTACGCCTGGGCCCCCGCCGTCATGGGCGCCTCCGAGGACGGCGCGAAGGCCTACGCGCGCTCCGGGCTCGGCGCCCTCCAACTCGGCGACGAGGCGATCCTGCACGTCGCCGGCTTCGACCTCGACGGCCGCGACATGCGGGTCGCCCGACAGGCCGTGGGCCGCGTCCGCCGCACCGGCGCCACCTGCCGCGTCCGCAGACACTCCACCCTCACCGACGAGGAGATGGAGGCGATCGTCGACAGGGCGGACGCCTGGCGGGACACCGAGACCGAGCGCGGCTTCTCCATGGCCCTGGACCGGCTCGGCGACCCCGAGGACGGCGACTGCCTCCTCGTCGAGGCGCTCGACTCCGACGGCAGGCTGCTGGCGCTGCTCTCCCTCGTGCCCTGGGGCCGCGACGGCGTCTCGCTCGACCTGATGCGCCGGGACCGCAGCGCGCCCAACGGCGTCATGGAGTTCATGGTCGCCGAGCTGTGCGCGGTCGCCGGGAAGCTCGGTGTGCGCAGGATCTCGCTGAACTTCGCCGTGTTCCGCTCGGTCTTCGAGGAGGGCGCCCGCATCGGCGCCGGACCGGTCCTCAGACTCTGGCGCCGACTGCTGCTGTTCTTCTCCAAGTGGTGGCAGCTGGAGGCCCTCTACCGGTCCAACGCCAAGTACCACCCCGAGTGGTATCCGCGCTTCATCTGCTACGGAGACACCGCCGCCCTCGCCCGGATCGGTCTGGCCTCCGGCATCGCGGAGGGCTTTGTCTCCGTACCGTCGCTGCGCACGCTCTGGGGCAGGGGGCACGCGAAGGGCGGGCCGAAACCGGCGAGCACCGAGGGCCTGCCGTCGCTGTCGGCGCTCGGCCTCGACGGAGGGGACGAGGCCGAGGCCGCCGATCCGACCGCGGGACTGCCCGAGCAGGTCCGCATCCGGCACCGCAAACTCGACCGGCTCCGCGCCGACGGCATCGACGCCTACCCGGTCGGCATCCCGCCCCGCACCCACACCCTCGCCGAGGTCCGCGAGGGGCAGCACGTGACCGTCGCGGGCCGCGTCATGCTCGTACGCGACTTCGGCGGGATCCTCTTCGCCGTCCTGCGCGACTGGTCCGGCGACTTCCAGCTCGCCCTCACCCGGAAGGACGCCGGCCCCGCCCTCGACCGGTTCCGCAAGGACGTGGACATCGGCGACCACGTCACCGTCACCGGCCTGACGGGGGTGAGCGACAAGGGGCAGCCCACGGTCTTCGTCACCTCCTGGCAGCTCATCGGCAAATGCCTGCGCCCCCTGCCGGACAAGCGGCGCGGCCTCGCCGACCCCGAGGCCAAGGTGCGCCGCCGCTACCTCGACCTGGTCGCGAGCCCGGACGCCCGGGACGTCGTACGCGCCAGGTCCACCGCCGTCCAGGCCCTGCGCCAGGGCCTGCTGGAGCGCGGCTATCTGGAGGTCGAGACGCCGATGCTCCAGCAGATCCACGGCGGCGCCAACGCCCGGCCCTTCCACACCCACATCAACGCCTACGACCTCGACCTCTATCTGCGGATCGCACCCGAGCTGTATCTGAAGCGGCTGTGCGTCGGCGGCATGGAGAAGGTCTTCGAGATGGGCCGCACCTTCCGCAACGAGGGCGTCTCCTACAAGCACAACCCCGAGTTCACGATGCTGGAGGCCTACCAGGCCTTCGCCGACTACGACGTGATGCTCGACCTCACCCGCGAACTGATCCAGGGCGCGGCGACAGCCGCCTTCGGTGCGCCGATCGCCCGCAAGGACGGCACCGAGTACGACATCTCCGGGCTCTGGCCCGTCCGGACGGTCTACGGGGCGATCTCCGAGGCACTGGGGGAGGAGATCGACGCCGACACGCCCCTGGAGTCCCTGCACCCGCTGTGCGACCGGGCGGGCGTCCCGTACACCGCCGAACACGGCCGCGGCGATGTCGTCCTCGAAATGTACGAACGCCTGGTGGAGGAGAAGACGCAGCTGCCGACCTTCTACAAGGACTTCCCGACCGACGTCTCCCCGCTCACCCGCCAGCACCGCGTGGACCCGCGGCTCGCCGAGCGCTGGGACCTCGTCGCCTTCGGCACCGAGCTGGGCACGGCGTACTCCGAGTTGACCGACCCCGTCGAGCAGCGCCGGCGTCTCACCGCGCAGTCGCTGCTCGCCGCCGGGGGAGACCCGGAGGCGATGGAGCTGGACGAGGACTTCCTCGACGCCCTGGAGTACGCCATGCCGCCCACCGGAGGGCTCGGCATCGGCGTCGACCGGCTCGTCATGTTCCTCACCGGGCTCACCATCCGAGAGACGCTGCCCTTCCCGCTCGTACGCCGCCGCTGA
- a CDS encoding SCO0930 family lipoprotein codes for MKTSWRSASLVASAAAVLVLTTACGQDKADTSTGSQNVGAAPAANGYGSAGAAASPSTGAGAAGQNTGAQTQSAGQLAVADTDKLGEVVTDSAGMTLYRFDKDTAEPPKSNCDGDCATAWPPVPASGATAPIGIDKTLLGEVTRTDGTKQLTYEGWPLYRFAKDTKAGDTKGQGVGGTWYATAPDGKKASGGGEAAAGGSAEAGDLPGLSTRNDPELGEVVVDKNGMTVYRFEKDVPWPMKSNCVGECLEKWPVVAPVDAADTKGIDNKNDGRRGYVVNNRPDGLKQQSIDCWPLYTFAGDKKPGDTNGQGVGGTWYAISPEGKPLGKPK; via the coding sequence ATGAAGACCTCCTGGCGGAGCGCCTCACTCGTAGCGTCAGCTGCGGCAGTGCTGGTGCTGACGACGGCGTGCGGTCAGGACAAGGCGGACACTTCGACCGGCAGCCAGAACGTGGGCGCGGCGCCCGCGGCCAACGGCTACGGCTCGGCGGGGGCCGCGGCCAGCCCGAGCACCGGGGCCGGTGCCGCTGGTCAGAACACCGGCGCCCAGACGCAGAGCGCGGGACAGCTTGCCGTGGCGGACACCGACAAGCTCGGTGAGGTTGTCACGGACAGCGCGGGCATGACGCTCTACCGCTTCGACAAGGACACGGCCGAGCCGCCGAAGTCGAACTGTGACGGCGACTGCGCCACCGCCTGGCCTCCGGTTCCGGCCTCGGGTGCCACCGCGCCGATCGGCATTGACAAGACCCTGCTCGGCGAGGTCACCCGTACCGACGGCACCAAGCAGCTGACCTACGAGGGCTGGCCGCTGTACCGCTTCGCGAAGGACACCAAGGCCGGTGACACCAAGGGCCAGGGCGTGGGCGGCACTTGGTACGCGACGGCCCCCGACGGCAAGAAGGCCTCCGGTGGCGGAGAGGCCGCGGCCGGCGGCAGCGCGGAAGCCGGTGACCTGCCGGGTCTGTCGACCCGTAACGACCCCGAGCTCGGTGAGGTCGTCGTCGACAAGAACGGCATGACGGTCTACCGGTTCGAGAAGGACGTTCCCTGGCCGATGAAGTCCAACTGTGTCGGCGAGTGCCTGGAGAAGTGGCCGGTCGTCGCGCCGGTCGACGCCGCCGACACCAAGGGCATCGACAACAAGAACGACGGACGGCGTGGCTACGTCGTCAACAACCGCCCGGACGGCCTGAAGCAGCAGAGCATCGACTGCTGGCCGCTCTACACCTTCGCGGGCGACAAGAAGCCCGGTGACACCAACGGCCAGGGCGTCGGCGGCACGTGGTACGCCATCTCCCCCGAGGGCAAGCCGCTCGGCAAGCCGAAGTAG
- a CDS encoding bestrophin-like domain: MSEWLVLALAMAAASVVVLIVTVVRHHTAAEDDDPSETPDVIEYMTMMIGVVYAIVLGLAIAGVWEARGVAQDHVQNEANALHEISERVRVYPPDVRDRIRDDVNAYVGHVVTTEWKAMADDGKVTEQGTKLLAEIRNDVTDYEPRTDFEAQAYQPLLDQVTAADAARTARAESTAPTMPGVVWFGLITGAVVTVGLIFALQIRRTLREVILAGLFAALIAFLLFLIWDFDAPYSRGITATADPFLTLFPKAGE, from the coding sequence TTGTCGGAATGGCTTGTTCTCGCCCTCGCGATGGCGGCGGCCAGCGTCGTCGTCCTCATCGTCACCGTCGTGCGGCACCACACCGCCGCCGAGGACGACGATCCGTCCGAGACCCCGGACGTGATCGAGTACATGACGATGATGATCGGCGTGGTGTACGCCATCGTGCTCGGCCTGGCCATCGCCGGTGTCTGGGAGGCGCGCGGCGTCGCCCAGGATCACGTCCAGAACGAGGCGAACGCGCTGCACGAGATCTCCGAGCGCGTACGGGTCTACCCGCCCGACGTGCGCGACCGCATCCGGGACGACGTCAACGCCTATGTCGGCCACGTCGTCACCACCGAGTGGAAGGCCATGGCCGACGACGGCAAGGTCACCGAGCAGGGTACGAAGCTGCTGGCCGAGATCCGCAACGACGTCACCGACTACGAGCCGCGGACGGACTTCGAGGCCCAGGCCTACCAGCCGCTCCTCGACCAGGTCACCGCGGCGGACGCAGCGCGCACGGCCCGCGCGGAGTCCACGGCCCCGACCATGCCGGGCGTCGTGTGGTTCGGTCTGATCACCGGAGCCGTGGTCACCGTCGGGCTGATCTTCGCGCTGCAGATCCGCCGCACCCTGCGCGAGGTGATCCTGGCGGGCCTGTTCGCCGCCCTGATCGCCTTCCTGCTCTTCCTGATCTGGGACTTCGACGCGCCCTACAGCCGCGGGATCACGGCGACGGCCGATCCGTTCCTGACGCTCTTCCCGAAAGCCGGTGAGTGA
- a CDS encoding universal stress protein, whose product MTEQHPHQFERGTDGPKVIVVGVDGSDSSLRAAAYAAGLARRQRALLALVYIQPVMAAGAALGVPVAETTDQIAEELVREIRDATEQVKGIFDVRWEFHTFRGDPYNGLVSAADQLKADAVVVGASEQAGHRIVGSVAIRLVKAGRWPVTVVP is encoded by the coding sequence GTGACGGAACAGCACCCCCACCAGTTCGAACGGGGCACCGACGGGCCCAAGGTCATCGTGGTCGGCGTGGACGGCTCCGACTCGTCCCTGCGCGCCGCCGCCTACGCGGCGGGGCTGGCCCGGCGCCAGCGGGCGCTGCTCGCTCTGGTGTACATCCAGCCGGTGATGGCGGCCGGTGCCGCGCTCGGGGTTCCGGTCGCGGAGACGACCGACCAGATCGCCGAGGAGCTGGTCCGGGAGATCCGGGACGCGACCGAGCAGGTCAAGGGCATATTCGATGTGCGCTGGGAGTTCCACACCTTCCGCGGCGACCCGTACAACGGGCTCGTCTCGGCGGCGGACCAGCTGAAGGCGGACGCCGTCGTGGTGGGCGCCTCCGAGCAGGCGGGCCACCGGATCGTCGGTTCCGTCGCGATCCGCCTGGTGAAGGCGGGGCGGTGGCCGGTGACGGTGGTGCCGTAG
- a CDS encoding class F sortase gives MSVSELAEEEERPKRRAPWGVIALVLLTGLALIRNGSGEFDVGPPQPATAAAADNHVTGDTVRTGAPAPLSFSVADRIRIPAIRVDAPVTPVGLDMEGWVDAPPPEDPNLAGWFSGAVSPGEKGTAVMVGHVDNRQGPAVFYGLGALKKGHRVEVLRKDGKTAVFETYGIEVFEKNNFPGDRVYGNTGTPELRVITCGGGFSKQNGYDGNVVVFARLIEVR, from the coding sequence ATGTCCGTGTCCGAGCTGGCGGAAGAGGAGGAGCGCCCCAAGAGGCGCGCTCCTTGGGGCGTGATAGCGCTTGTCCTGCTGACCGGCCTCGCTCTCATCCGGAACGGTTCGGGAGAGTTCGACGTCGGGCCCCCGCAACCCGCGACGGCCGCCGCCGCGGACAACCACGTCACCGGCGACACGGTCCGCACGGGTGCGCCGGCCCCCCTGTCGTTCTCCGTGGCCGACCGCATCAGGATCCCGGCGATCCGGGTGGACGCTCCCGTCACACCCGTGGGCCTCGACATGGAGGGCTGGGTGGACGCGCCGCCACCGGAGGACCCGAACCTCGCGGGCTGGTTCTCGGGCGCGGTCTCGCCCGGCGAGAAGGGCACGGCCGTCATGGTCGGCCACGTCGACAACCGACAGGGCCCCGCCGTCTTCTACGGACTCGGGGCCCTGAAAAAGGGACATCGCGTGGAGGTCCTCCGCAAGGACGGAAAGACCGCCGTGTTCGAGACCTACGGCATCGAGGTCTTCGAGAAGAACAACTTCCCCGGAGACCGTGTCTACGGGAACACCGGAACCCCCGAATTGCGTGTCATCACCTGCGGGGGCGGTTTCTCCAAGCAGAACGGCTACGACGGGAACGTGGTCGTGTTCGCCCGCCTCATCGAGGTTCGCTGA
- a CDS encoding SAM-dependent methyltransferase, with protein MERPAWAPRGIDISVPSVSRVYDYYLGGSHNFEVDREAARRAMEFMPGLPKIMQANRAFLRRAVRFAADEGISQFLDIGSGIPTFGNVHEVAQSARPGARVMYVDHDPVAVAHSTAVLAGNEDADVVAADLRKPQEILASPQVQRLIDLNQPVALLLVAILHFVEDADDPYGAVAELRDALAPGSLFVVSHASYEGLPLPQERAEGAVDVYKDIRNPLIMRSREDVARFFEGYDMVEPGLVPMAKWRPDSASEDEDPYSYSGFAGVGRKA; from the coding sequence ATGGAGCGTCCCGCCTGGGCCCCACGTGGCATCGACATCTCGGTACCGAGCGTGAGCCGCGTCTACGACTACTACCTGGGCGGATCGCACAATTTCGAGGTCGACAGGGAAGCCGCGCGCCGGGCCATGGAGTTCATGCCGGGACTTCCCAAGATCATGCAGGCGAACCGCGCGTTCCTGCGCCGCGCCGTGCGCTTCGCGGCCGACGAGGGCATCTCCCAGTTCCTCGACATCGGTTCGGGCATCCCCACCTTCGGCAACGTCCACGAGGTGGCGCAGAGTGCCCGCCCCGGCGCACGCGTCATGTACGTCGACCACGACCCGGTCGCCGTCGCGCACAGCACGGCCGTACTGGCCGGAAACGAGGACGCGGACGTGGTCGCCGCGGACCTCCGCAAGCCCCAGGAGATCCTGGCGAGCCCTCAGGTTCAGCGCCTGATAGACCTGAATCAGCCAGTCGCCCTCCTTCTCGTTGCCATACTTCACTTCGTGGAGGACGCGGACGACCCGTACGGGGCGGTGGCAGAGCTGAGGGACGCGCTAGCGCCCGGCAGCCTGTTCGTCGTCTCGCACGCCTCGTACGAGGGACTCCCGCTCCCCCAGGAGCGGGCCGAGGGCGCCGTCGACGTCTACAAGGACATCCGCAACCCGCTGATCATGCGCTCGCGCGAGGACGTCGCGCGGTTCTTCGAGGGGTACGACATGGTGGAACCCGGACTGGTGCCGATGGCGAAATGGCGGCCCGACTCGGCGTCCGAGGACGAGGATCCTTATTCCTACTCGGGTTTCGCGGGCGTGGGGCGCAAGGCGTGA
- a CDS encoding polysaccharide deacetylase family protein, whose protein sequence is MNKDQFLSRRRALFAGAAVLGAAGAAGTVQVLTADPGSPVRSSAAPAAGAQAKRAALRPSAYRLQPIAGYGPVRGTAARTLVRHEPFLRMSGRGKSMVLTFDDGPDPRYTPQMLRTLKAHNVRAMFFVCGEMAAEHKDLLRRMADEGHVVGNHTWSHPLLTRLTRSEIRSQMERTCDVIEQGTGERPGWFRAPYGAWNRAAFQIGAELGMEPLAWTVDTLDWTSPGAAAIESRVIKGAAPGVVVLGHDAGGDRTQSVTALRDYLPRLLDSGYQFIVPRRQST, encoded by the coding sequence ATGAATAAGGATCAGTTCCTCTCGCGGCGCCGGGCGTTGTTCGCCGGTGCCGCCGTGCTGGGAGCGGCGGGCGCGGCCGGCACCGTACAGGTGCTCACCGCCGACCCGGGCTCCCCGGTCCGGTCCTCCGCCGCTCCCGCCGCCGGTGCCCAGGCGAAGCGCGCGGCCCTGAGACCCTCCGCCTACCGTCTTCAGCCCATCGCCGGATACGGGCCGGTCCGCGGCACGGCCGCGCGGACCCTCGTACGGCACGAACCGTTCCTGCGTATGTCGGGGCGCGGCAAGAGCATGGTGCTGACCTTCGACGACGGGCCCGACCCCCGCTACACCCCCCAGATGCTGCGCACGCTCAAGGCCCACAACGTGCGCGCCATGTTCTTCGTGTGCGGGGAGATGGCCGCCGAGCACAAGGACCTGCTGCGCCGGATGGCCGACGAGGGACACGTGGTGGGCAACCACACCTGGTCCCATCCTCTGCTGACCCGGCTGACCCGGTCCGAGATCCGCTCCCAGATGGAGCGCACCTGCGATGTCATCGAGCAGGGGACCGGAGAGCGGCCCGGCTGGTTCCGCGCGCCGTACGGGGCCTGGAACCGGGCCGCCTTCCAGATCGGCGCCGAACTCGGCATGGAGCCCCTCGCCTGGACCGTCGACACTCTGGACTGGACCTCACCGGGGGCCGCCGCGATCGAGAGCCGGGTCATCAAGGGCGCGGCCCCGGGCGTCGTGGTCCTCGGGCACGACGCGGGCGGGGACCGTACGCAGAGTGTGACGGCGCTGCGCGACTATCTGCCCCGGCTGCTGGACTCGGGATATCAGTTCATCGTGCCCAGGCGGCAGTCCACATAG